A stretch of the Desulfobacter sp. genome encodes the following:
- a CDS encoding IS3 family transposase (programmed frameshift), whose protein sequence is MEGAHRATGIGASLGGQNSIPDPEVPEKKPRRNFTASYKLRILQEVENCNESGGIGRTLRRKGLYSSNLADWRKARNKGLLNAMAPRKRGRKSKEKNPLATEVARLQKEKSKLEHKLKQAELIIEAQKKNFSDPGNPTKSGRPQRRRLMNAALTLSHDLGKKPSCEAFGVPRSSFYRFYSPKKQVKSKRGSSPLSLNPDEQQTVLDILHSDTYRDQAPYQVYASLLDKGKYYCSIRTMYRLLHKEHGSVPERRRQVNRPKYKKPELLATGPNQVWSWDITKLKSVTKWTYFYLYVIMDIFSRYVVGWMVAHREQTALAKRLIEKSCENQNILPGQLGLHADRGASMKSKGVAQLLVDLGVTKTHSRPHVSNDNPYSEAQFKTLKYCPKFPNHFGSIEDTRAFCQDFFGYYNKEHYHSGIGLVTPEQFHYGIAKEIYGSRCRTLKEAFIKNPIRFKGKIPRPPALPEAAWINKPEQEEKDKIGA, encoded by the exons ATGGAAGGAGCCCATAGGGCGACTGGAATTGGAGCCTCCTTGGGGGGACAGAATTCAATCCCTGATCCTGAAGTTCCTGAGAAAAAGCCCCGGCGTAATTTCACTGCTTCTTATAAACTGCGTATTCTCCAAGAGGTTGAAAACTGCAATGAATCCGGAGGCATAGGTAGGACACTTCGAAGAAAGGGCCTCTATTCTTCAAATTTAGCCGATTGGCGCAAAGCCCGGAATAAAGGACTTCTCAACGCCATGGCACCTCGAAAGCGAGGGAGGAAATCCAAAGAGAAGAACCCATTGGCAACAGAGGTCGCCAGACTTCAAAAAGAAAAATCTAAATTAGAGCATAAGTTAAAACAGGCGGAACTCATCATTGAAGCCCAAAAAAAAA ATTTCTCAGATCCTGGGAATCCAACAAAATCTGGACGACCTCAAAGGAGACGACTGATGAATGCCGCCCTAACGTTAAGTCACGATCTTGGGAAAAAGCCTTCATGTGAGGCTTTCGGTGTCCCTCGCTCATCTTTTTATAGGTTTTATTCTCCGAAAAAACAGGTGAAATCAAAGCGGGGCAGCTCTCCTCTTTCTTTGAATCCTGATGAACAACAAACGGTTTTGGATATTCTTCACTCGGACACGTATCGAGACCAGGCCCCATACCAGGTCTATGCCTCTCTTCTTGATAAAGGAAAATACTATTGCTCCATCAGAACGATGTATCGGCTTCTTCACAAAGAACATGGTTCTGTGCCGGAACGAAGACGGCAGGTAAATCGCCCGAAATATAAAAAACCTGAATTGCTGGCAACAGGACCGAATCAGGTCTGGTCCTGGGATATTACCAAGTTGAAAAGTGTCACAAAATGGACTTATTTCTATCTGTATGTAATCATGGATATTTTCAGCAGGTATGTTGTCGGCTGGATGGTCGCCCATAGGGAACAAACAGCATTGGCCAAAAGGCTTATTGAGAAGTCCTGTGAAAACCAAAATATATTACCCGGTCAGCTTGGACTTCATGCAGATCGGGGAGCCAGTATGAAATCCAAAGGGGTTGCCCAACTTCTTGTCGATTTAGGGGTAACCAAAACCCACAGCAGACCGCACGTCAGCAATGATAACCCTTACTCTGAAGCTCAGTTTAAAACATTGAAATATTGTCCAAAATTTCCAAATCATTTTGGTTCGATCGAGGATACAAGAGCCTTCTGCCAGGATTTCTTTGGATACTACAATAAAGAGCATTACCATTCTGGTATTGGCCTGGTAACCCCGGAACAGTTTCATTATGGCATTGCTAAAGAGATTTATGGGTCTCGCTGTAGAACTTTGAAAGAGGCGTTTATTAAAAACCCAATACGCTTTAAGGGGAAAATCCCTCGGCCACCAGCTTTACCAGAAGCAGCCTGGATCAACAAACCGGAACAGGAAGAGAAGGATAAGATTGGAGCCTAA
- a CDS encoding site-specific integrase, which yields MSVYLRQKKGWRYDFTRKGIRFTESGFKTKREAKQAEAQKREKLDSPIIQKDGQTIPTDMAFLDLVNKRLDYMQAYNSQRHYQDHTYLARRWVKQWGKFHCSQISLEMVEHYLLKRKRATSGITANKDLRNLRALFNFGLHPKRKWIQANPTTGIDFFPVEKRIRYVPPKEDVLKVILAADKDTQDYLWTIFHTMGRMTEINRLTWQDINFEEQCLILYTRKKKGGHLTPRKVPMTEKLFDVLSYRYKSRDKRKPWVFWHRYWSRKAKEWIEGPFIDRKSIMKSLCKKAGVKYFRYHALRHCGASLLDNANVPIGSIQRFLGHENRQTTEIYLHSIGNSEREQIRVLDMDYEKVSPQIKKLLG from the coding sequence ATGAGTGTATATTTAAGACAGAAAAAAGGATGGAGGTACGATTTCACCCGAAAAGGGATTCGGTTTACCGAGTCGGGTTTCAAAACCAAACGGGAAGCAAAGCAAGCCGAAGCGCAAAAACGGGAAAAACTGGACAGCCCGATAATTCAAAAGGATGGGCAGACAATCCCAACCGACATGGCATTCTTGGATCTGGTCAATAAACGGCTGGATTATATGCAGGCATATAATTCCCAACGCCATTACCAAGACCATACCTATCTTGCCAGACGCTGGGTAAAACAATGGGGGAAATTTCATTGCAGTCAAATCAGCCTGGAAATGGTTGAACACTATCTTTTGAAACGGAAACGGGCAACATCGGGGATTACAGCAAATAAGGATCTCAGAAATTTAAGAGCATTATTTAATTTTGGTCTGCATCCCAAACGCAAATGGATACAAGCCAACCCTACAACAGGCATTGATTTTTTCCCTGTTGAAAAACGAATTAGATATGTTCCCCCCAAAGAAGATGTTTTAAAGGTCATCTTGGCAGCCGATAAGGACACCCAGGATTATTTATGGACTATCTTTCATACCATGGGCAGAATGACTGAGATTAACCGCCTGACCTGGCAGGATATCAATTTTGAAGAGCAATGCCTTATCCTGTATACCAGAAAGAAAAAAGGCGGTCACTTAACGCCCCGTAAAGTACCCATGACCGAAAAGCTATTTGATGTTTTATCCTATCGGTACAAGTCTCGTGATAAAAGGAAACCCTGGGTATTCTGGCACCGGTATTGGAGTAGAAAAGCCAAAGAATGGATAGAAGGCCCTTTCATTGATCGCAAGTCCATAATGAAAAGCCTTTGCAAAAAAGCCGGTGTTAAATATTTCAGGTATCATGCCTTGCGACACTGCGGTGCTTCACTGCTCGATAATGCCAATGTCCCGATTGGGTCAATTCAAAGGTTTCTGGGTCATGAGAACAGACAGACCACGGAAATTTACCTTCATTCAATTGGTAACTCGGAAAGGGAACAGATTAGAGTGTTAGACATGGATTATGAAAAAGTCTCACCCCAA